ATGCAGCTTCCGGCGGCGACGTAGGCTCCTGCTCCTATGGTGACTGGAGCGACGAGCGTGGAGTCGGAGCCGACGAAGGCACCGTCGCCGATGATGGTCTGGTGCTTGTGGACGCCGTCGTAGTTGCAGGTGATGGCTCCTGCGCCTACGTTGACTCCTGCGCCGATGGTGGCGTCGCCGAGATAGTTGAGGTGGTTCGCCTTGGAGCCTTTGCCGAGCGTTACTTTTTTGGTCTCGACGAAGTTGCCGACGTGGGCGTTTTCGCCGATGCGGCTTTCGGGGCGGAGATGAGCGTAGGGACCGAGGATGGCACCGTCGGAGACTTCGGCGCTGTCGAGGATGCAACCGTTGCGTACGGTTACATTGTTGCCGAGAGTCGATTGCTGGATGACGGAGTAGGAGCGGATGCGGCAATCGGTGCCGATGGTGGTTGCGCCGAGGAGTTGCACGTAGGGTTCGATGGTGGTGTCTGGGCCGACGGTGACGGCGGCGTCGATGACGCAGGTTTCGGGGCGGAAGATGGTGACGCCCTGCGCCATGAGGCGCTTGGCTGTGTTGAGGCGCATGGCGGCGTCGAGGTGCATCATCTCGGCGATGGTGTTGGCACCGAGGACTTCGTTGACGCTGTCGGCTTTGACGGCTACGACGCGTTCGCCGTCGGCGACGAGCATGGCGGCTACGTCAGTGAGGTAGAACTCGCCGTGGGCGTTGTCGGTGGAGAGGGAATCGAGTTTGGTGAAGAGCTTGGCGGTTTCGAAGCAGTAGATGCCGGAGTTGATCTCAGGAGTGTTGAGCTGATCGGGACGCAGGGACTTCTGCTCGACGATTGCAGTTACCTCTGGCTTATCTGGAGATGCGCGGAGGATGCGGCCGTAGCCGGTGGGATCGTCGGGCACAGCGGTGAGGATGGTCATGGCTGCGTGTTCGCGGAGATGAAGATCGCAGATGGAGGCTATGGTTTCGGGGCGAATGAGTGGAACGTCGCCGGAGAGGACGAGGAGATGTTTGGGGATGGATGCGCCGGTCTCGGCGAAGTACGCCTTGACTTGCTGGAGGGCGTGGCCGGTGCCGCGCTGCTCGGCCTGGAGGACGAACTGTACGCCGGTGGGAGCTACTGCTGCACGGACGCGGTCGGCCTCGTGGCCGATGATGCAATAGATGTGGTCGGCGGCGACTACGGTCTTTGCCGCGGCGATGACGTGCAGCAGAAGGGCTTGTCCGCCGATCTCATGGAGGACTTTAGGGCGCTTGCTTTTGAGCCGCGTGCCTTTGCCCGCGGCCATGATGGCGATTGCAAATCCGGTAGTGTCCATAGATAGATATCGTCTCACGATGGCGATAGGTTGTATCAACCTATCGCGAGAGGAATGGAAAGTGATGTGGTCCGAAAGTTGCAGGAAAGGCTAAGGCACAACGGGCAAACCGCAGGTCCTTCGACTCACCTCTCGCGATCAAGCTGCGAGAGGCTTCGCTCAGGATGACAATTCTTCAGAAGAAGATAGCTAATTCGTTTCCTCTGTCGGTTGGTGCAACCTAGTTGGAAGGTTCTCCGGGTGGCGGCGGAATGGAGATATCCAGGTTCGTTACCGGGCCAAGAGTGTCGAGTTTAGGCGTGATCTCGGCTTCGTTGCCGACTACGACGATGGCGAGCTTCGAGGGATCGACGTATTTGTTTGCTACTCGTGTTACGTCGGCTGAGGTGACCTTTTCGATGCCGCTCTTATACTTCTCGAGGAAGTCGGGTGGGTAGCCGTAGAAGGCGAGAAGGACTTGTTCGTTGAGCGTCTTCTCAGGCGAGTCGTAGTGGAAGATGAAGGAGTTGAGTACCTGATCTTTTGCCTTGCTGAGTTCGGCTGGAGTGGGTGGCTCGGTTTTGAGCTTGCCTATCTCGGCTAACATAGCCTGGGTTGCGGCGACGGTGCTGACGCTCTTTGTGCCGGCGATGACGTAGAAGATTCCGGGGTGGTCGTAGGACGCTCCGAAGCTGCCGCCTACATCGTAGGCGAGGCCGAGTTTAGTGCGGACGTCCTGCACGACACGGGAGCCGAAGCCACCGGAGAAGATCTCGTTCATGACGCTGAGGGCGTAGTAGTCTGGATTGCTGCGCTCGGTGCCGAGACCGACGATGACTACGTTTGATTGATCGACGTCGCCTTTTTCTGCGAAGTAGATCTTGTGCTCGGGATCGGCGAAGTGAATGGGCGGTGTCTT
This region of Edaphobacter dinghuensis genomic DNA includes:
- the glmU gene encoding bifunctional UDP-N-acetylglucosamine diphosphorylase/glucosamine-1-phosphate N-acetyltransferase GlmU; its protein translation is MDTTGFAIAIMAAGKGTRLKSKRPKVLHEIGGQALLLHVIAAAKTVVAADHIYCIIGHEADRVRAAVAPTGVQFVLQAEQRGTGHALQQVKAYFAETGASIPKHLLVLSGDVPLIRPETIASICDLHLREHAAMTILTAVPDDPTGYGRILRASPDKPEVTAIVEQKSLRPDQLNTPEINSGIYCFETAKLFTKLDSLSTDNAHGEFYLTDVAAMLVADGERVVAVKADSVNEVLGANTIAEMMHLDAAMRLNTAKRLMAQGVTIFRPETCVIDAAVTVGPDTTIEPYVQLLGATTIGTDCRIRSYSVIQQSTLGNNVTVRNGCILDSAEVSDGAILGPYAHLRPESRIGENAHVGNFVETKKVTLGKGSKANHLNYLGDATIGAGVNVGAGAITCNYDGVHKHQTIIGDGAFVGSDSTLVAPVTIGAGAYVAAGSCITEDVPADSLALGRSRQTTKPGWAAAKRAASKKS